In Deinococcus apachensis DSM 19763, the DNA window CGCGATCCCCATCCCCGCGTGGTGGAGGTCGGCTTCGGCCTGGGGGTGAACTTTCGCGCGACGCTGGCGGACTGCGCGCGGAGGGGCGTGCCGCTGGAGTACGTCGCCTACGAGTTCGATCCCGCCCCCGCGGAGGTGTTGCGCCTGGTCGCGGAGGGTGGGGAGGGGGCGGACCATCCAGTTTGGGCGGCCTTGCTGGAGAGCTGGGGTGAGGAGTCGCCGCTGCCGATAGAGGTGGGGGACATGAGGCTCACCGTTCACTTCGCGGATGTCCTGACAGCCCCTCTCCCCCAGGGCTGGGCGACCGCCCTCTACCTCGACGGCTTCTCGCCCGCGCGCAACCCGGAGGTGTGGACGCCTGAGTTCGTGGGGCGGCTGGCGAGTGCCCTCGCGCCGGGAGGCGTCCTCGCCACCTACAGCGCCGCCGGGCACGTGCGCCGGGCGCTGGCAGCGAGTGGCCTGACGGTGGGGAAGCGCCCCGGCCCACCCGGAAAACGCG includes these proteins:
- the mnmD gene encoding tRNA (5-methylaminomethyl-2-thiouridine)(34)-methyltransferase MnmD, encoding MNGGSGSPAGEIILTPDGSRTALSARHGEAYGSRHGAAGQARHVFLEGTGTDRDPHPRVVEVGFGLGVNFRATLADCARRGVPLEYVAYEFDPAPAEVLRLVAEGGEGADHPVWAALLESWGEESPLPIEVGDMRLTVHFADVLTAPLPQGWATALYLDGFSPARNPEVWTPEFVGRLASALAPGGVLATYSAAGHVRRALAASGLTVGKRPGPPGKRECLRAVREA